A single Paenibacillus sp. FSL R5-0517 DNA region contains:
- a CDS encoding GNAT family N-acetyltransferase: protein MSNNVEAPVLMIRECELRDAEAVTGLMREVSYPTTANVMKERIECLETNPNACMLVAEVDEQIIGVIGLQCVQSHAYPEPAAQITSLIVGQEHRGGGIGRRLMARAEDWGRQQGGKQLFVTGANREVTSTTYSFYEHIGFQKRGYRFSKVLL, encoded by the coding sequence ATGTCCAATAATGTTGAGGCCCCTGTACTGATGATCCGAGAGTGTGAACTGCGAGATGCTGAAGCGGTAACAGGATTGATGCGAGAGGTCAGCTATCCGACAACAGCTAATGTCATGAAAGAACGCATTGAATGTTTGGAAACTAATCCAAACGCATGCATGCTTGTTGCCGAAGTGGATGAACAAATTATTGGTGTGATTGGCTTGCAATGTGTGCAAAGTCATGCCTATCCAGAACCTGCCGCACAAATTACTTCCCTGATTGTAGGTCAAGAACATCGTGGTGGTGGTATTGGCCGTCGTCTGATGGCTCGTGCCGAAGATTGGGGCAGACAGCAAGGTGGTAAACAACTGTTTGTCACGGGTGCGAACCGTGAAGTGACTTCAACAACGTACTCTTTTTATGAGCACATTGGTTTCCAGAAGAGAGGCTATCGGTTCAGTAAGGTTCTTCTATAG
- the purT gene encoding formate-dependent phosphoribosylglycinamide formyltransferase, producing MWGAPFTAQAKKMLLLGSGELGKEVVIEAQRLGVETIAVDRYENAPAMQVAHRSYCIDMLDAEALKQLIRKEKPHYIVPEIEAIATEALLELEEEGFCVVPTARAARLTMDREGIRRLAAEQLKLPTADYLFADNLEQLQEAVRELGTPCVIKPLMSSSGKGQSVCRTPGDVEDCWNIALSGARGKSVRVIVESFVQFDSEITLLTVRSVSGTVFCPPIGHIQKDGDYVESWQPHAMTPEQWKQACHIAKSVTDELGGYGLFGVELFLTSDGVVFSEVSPRPHDTGMVTMVTQDSSEFALHVRAILGFPVTGVHLLTPGASATLKANDETSDFTVGGIEEALALPRTQIRVFGKPETKVGRRMAVALSAGQDVEEARKTAVQAANMLKVEVNHVQ from the coding sequence ATGTGGGGTGCTCCTTTTACGGCTCAAGCCAAAAAAATGCTGCTATTAGGCAGTGGAGAATTGGGAAAAGAGGTCGTTATTGAGGCCCAACGACTGGGAGTAGAGACGATCGCTGTTGATCGTTATGAGAACGCACCTGCAATGCAGGTCGCGCACCGGTCTTATTGCATCGACATGCTGGATGCCGAAGCTTTGAAACAATTGATCCGTAAAGAAAAACCTCATTACATCGTACCTGAGATTGAAGCTATTGCAACAGAAGCTTTACTGGAGCTTGAGGAAGAGGGATTTTGTGTAGTACCTACTGCCCGTGCTGCACGTCTAACGATGGATCGCGAAGGCATCCGTCGTCTTGCAGCCGAACAATTGAAACTTCCGACAGCTGATTACCTTTTTGCGGACAACCTGGAACAACTTCAGGAAGCCGTACGTGAGCTTGGCACACCTTGTGTCATTAAACCATTGATGAGTTCTTCCGGCAAAGGGCAGAGTGTATGCCGTACACCGGGGGATGTGGAGGATTGCTGGAACATTGCTCTTTCGGGAGCTCGTGGCAAATCCGTTCGTGTCATCGTGGAGAGCTTTGTGCAATTTGATAGTGAGATTACATTACTTACCGTCAGGTCTGTATCAGGCACCGTATTTTGTCCTCCGATTGGCCATATTCAAAAGGATGGGGATTATGTCGAATCGTGGCAGCCTCATGCAATGACGCCTGAGCAATGGAAACAGGCTTGTCATATTGCCAAATCCGTTACGGATGAACTTGGCGGCTATGGACTGTTTGGAGTGGAATTGTTCCTAACATCGGATGGTGTTGTGTTCAGCGAGGTATCTCCTCGTCCGCACGACACAGGTATGGTTACAATGGTGACGCAAGACAGTTCCGAGTTTGCGCTGCATGTACGTGCAATTCTTGGTTTTCCGGTCACAGGTGTACATCTGTTGACACCGGGAGCTTCAGCAACGCTGAAAGCTAATGATGAAACATCTGACTTTACTGTAGGCGGGATTGAAGAAGCACTGGCTCTTCCTCGTACTCAGATTCGTGTATTTGGCAAACCTGAGACGAAGGTAGGACGCCGAATGGCTGTAGCGCTAAGTGCTGGCCAAGATGTGGAAGAAGCTCGTAAAACAGCGGTGCAAGCCGCTAATATGCTGAAAGTGGAGGTAAATCATGTCCAATAA
- a CDS encoding NAD(P)/FAD-dependent oxidoreductase: MNEEDIYDVTIIGGGPAGMYAAFYAGMRDMKVKIIEGKDQLGGFLHTYSEKTIWDVGGLPPMKCSKLIEWLVQQANTFNPTVELNCKVERFTRMDNGIWRMYTTGGEIHYTRTIIVAVGRGIAEIQKLELQEPIEYEQENLHYTVQNPEHFSGKRVLISGGGNSAVDWAIELAQLARSVVVIHRNNEFRAMERNVSEMNNITDVRTPYSITQLHNNGKRIQQVVITHMESQANVVLEVDEVVVSHGYKSNLSDLASCGLKMDDGMVRMSHHAQTSLPGVFAAGDCSTHESKVRLIAGAFNDAIVAVNSAKQYMTPDAPKMAYVSSHNEIFREKNRQIPRF; this comes from the coding sequence ATGAATGAAGAAGATATCTACGATGTAACCATCATTGGAGGCGGACCTGCCGGCATGTATGCGGCTTTTTATGCAGGGATGCGTGATATGAAAGTAAAGATCATTGAAGGTAAAGACCAGCTTGGTGGTTTTCTGCACACCTATTCTGAAAAAACAATTTGGGATGTAGGCGGTCTGCCGCCTATGAAATGTTCGAAGTTGATCGAGTGGCTTGTTCAGCAGGCCAATACGTTTAACCCGACGGTAGAATTGAATTGTAAAGTCGAAAGGTTCACTCGAATGGATAACGGAATATGGAGGATGTATACCACTGGAGGAGAGATACATTATACTCGTACGATCATTGTTGCAGTAGGCCGTGGTATCGCAGAGATTCAGAAGCTGGAGCTTCAGGAGCCGATTGAATATGAGCAAGAGAATCTTCATTACACCGTGCAAAATCCAGAACATTTTTCCGGGAAGCGTGTACTCATTTCGGGTGGAGGCAACAGTGCAGTAGACTGGGCAATTGAACTTGCTCAACTTGCTCGCAGTGTAGTTGTAATTCACCGGAATAATGAGTTCCGTGCAATGGAACGAAATGTCAGTGAGATGAACAATATAACGGATGTGAGAACACCATACAGCATCACGCAGCTTCATAATAATGGTAAGCGAATCCAGCAGGTTGTGATTACGCATATGGAAAGTCAGGCCAATGTCGTGTTGGAAGTGGATGAAGTCGTTGTTAGTCACGGATATAAAAGCAATCTAAGTGATCTGGCCAGTTGTGGGCTGAAGATGGACGATGGAATGGTTCGAATGAGCCACCATGCACAGACGAGTCTTCCAGGTGTTTTTGCAGCAGGGGACTGTTCGACCCACGAGAGCAAAGTCAGACTCATTGCCGGAGCCTTTAATGATGCGATTGTTGCAGTCAATAGTGCGAAGCAATACATGACTCCAGACGCACCCAAGATGGCTTACGTTTCCTCACATAATGAAATTTTCAGAGAAAAAAATCGACAAATCCCAAGATTTTAA